A region of Lepeophtheirus salmonis chromosome 13, UVic_Lsal_1.4, whole genome shotgun sequence DNA encodes the following proteins:
- the LOC121127990 gene encoding sulfotransferase 1E1-like, with amino-acid sequence MVNMVSCKDFYIPERFLEIKEEIESLEIRPDDLFLISYPKAGSTWSQEMVWQLKEGTNFVDCKRNLAERIQFLELESLVLRGPDSPIKSVEAVKNKSSPRIIKSHLLTPFLPKDLFNKSKVIYIMRNPKDVCVSFYHHEKLLKNHQYTGSFEEYAELFIQGKVAYGSYWVHLKFGLEIQKLDNVLLLCYEDMKKDLIKEMKKVLDFMKWDELSEEKLQKLNAHPSFNQFQKKFEIDLESDNRNTNKVDKKGLFIRKGIVGDCKNYFSGELSDRFDKNTTIFFESEGFPIQYE; translated from the exons ATGGTGAATATGGTGTCTTGCAAAGACTTTTACATACCTGAGAGATTTCTAGAAATTAAGGAGGAGATTGAAAGTTTAGAAATAAGGCCGGATGATTTGTTTCTCATCAGTTATCCAAAGGCCGGATCCACTTGGAGTCAA GAAATGGTTTGGCAATTAAAAGAAGGGACTAATTTTGTGGATTGTAAACGAAACCTCGCTGAAAGAATTCAATTTCTAGAATTAGAGTCTCTTGTTTTACGTGGTCCTGATTCCCCAATTAAAAGTGTAGAAgctgttaaaaataaatccagtcCACGTATCATTAAATCCCATCTACTCACACCATTCTTACCCAAAGATCTTTTTAATAAGTCAAAAGTGATTTATATTATGCGAAACCCAAAGGATGTTTGTGTTTCATTTTATCATCAtgaaaagcttttaaaaaatcatcagtaTACTGGTTCCTTTGAAGAATATGCAGAATTATTTATTCAAGGCAAGGTCGCCTACGGATCCTACTGGGTGCACTTGAAG TTTGGATTGGAAATACAAAAGTTGGACAATGTTCTCTTGTTATGTTATGAGGACATGAAGAAAGATCTCattaaagaaatgaagaaaGTACTGGATTTTATGAAATGGGATGAATTGAGTGaagaaaaactacaaaaactcAATGCACATCCTTCATTCAATCAATTTCAGAAGAAATTTGAGATCGATTTAGAATCAGATAATCGAAATACAAACAAAGTAGACAAAAAGGGACTTTTTATTCGTAAAGGAATAGTTGGAGATTGTAAGAATTACTTCTCAGGAGAGTTGAGTGatagatttgataaaaatacgacaatattttttgagtcaGAAGGTTTTCCAATTCAATATGAATAG
- the LOC121128122 gene encoding sulfotransferase 1E1: protein MSNLKKISEDEKEDRSKLWTGPNTTMVNMVSCKDFYMPERFLEIKEEIESLEIRPDDLFLISYPKAGSTWSQEMVWQLKEGTNFVDCKRNLAQRIPFLELESLVLRGPESTIKSVEAVKNKSSPRIIKSHLLTPFLPKDLFNKSKVIYIMRNPKDVCVSFYHHEKLLKNHQYTGSFDEYAELFIQGKVAYGSYWEHLKFGLEIQKLDNVLLLCYEDMKKDLIKEMKKVLDFMKWDELSEEKLQKLNEHLSFNQFQKKFEIDLESDNRNPNKVDKKGLFIRKGIVGDWKNYFSGELSDRFDEKTRNFFESEGLQIQYE from the exons ATGAGTAACTTGAAAAAGATTAGTGAGGATGAGAAAGAGGATCGATCGAAATTATGGACAGGACCCAACACTACCATGGTGAATATGGTGTCTTGCAAAGACTTTTACATGCCTGAGAGATTTCTAGAAATTAAGGAGGAGATTGAAAGTTTAGAAATAAGGCCGGATGATTTGTTTCTCATCAGTTATCCAAAGGCCGGATCTACTTGGAGTCAA GAAATGGTTTGGCAATTAAAAGAAGGGACTAATTTTGTGGATTGTAAACGAAACCTCGCTCAAAGAATTCCATTTCTTGAATTAGAGTCTCTTGTTTTACGTGGTCCTGAGTCCACAATTAAAAGTGTAGAAgctgttaaaaataaatccagtcCACGTATCATTAAATCCCATCTACTCACACCATTCTTACCCAAAGATCTTTTTAATAAgtcaaaagtaatttatattatgcgAAACCCAAAGGATGTTTGTGTTTCATTTTATCATCAtgaaaagcttttaaaaaatcatcagtaTACTGGTTCCTTTGATGAATATGCAGAATTATTTATTCAAGGCAAGGTCGCCTACGGATCCTACTGGGAGCACTTGAAG TTTGGATTGGAAATACAAAAGTTGGACAATGTTCTCTTGTTATGTTATGAGGACATGAAGAAAGATCTCATTAAGGAAATGAAGAAAGTACTGGATTTTATGAAATGGGATGAGTTGAGTGaagaaaaactacaaaaacttAATGAACACCTCTCATTCAATCAATTTCAGAAGAAATTTGAGATCGATCTAGAATCAGATAATCGAAATCCAAACAAAGTAGACAAAAAGGGACTTTTTATTCGTAAAGGAATAGTTGGAGATTGGAAGAATTACTTCTCAGGAGAGTTGAGTGATAGATTTGATGAAAAGAcaagaaacttttttgagtCAGAAGGTCTTCAAATTCAATATGAATAG